One genomic segment of Halalkalicoccus tibetensis includes these proteins:
- a CDS encoding adenylosuccinate synthase, protein MTVTIVGAQLGDEGKGGVVDIYGEEVDVVARYQGGDNAGHTVVHGGEEYKLSLVPSGAIRGKVGVLGNGCVVNPETLFEEIDGLRERGLEPDVRVAERAHVILPYHKVLDGIEESAKEDSDLDAGTTGRGIGPTYEDKIGRRGIRIGDLLDPDSLRTKLEYVVPQKRALAEDVFGATTDEAFDIGSLYEQFRRYGERLAEEEMTVNAGEFLTDRIESGENVMFEGAQGTSIDIDHGDYPFVTSSNPTAGYAATGTGVGPTVVGRGEVIGIVKAYLTRVGTGELPTELGSVEGQTPEDGGRPEQAELATTIRDEGGEYGTVTGRPRRVGWLDMPMLRHAARVSGFTGLAINHVDVLAGLDEVEVGHSYELEGEELMAMPSTSRNWSRCGVNFRTFDGWEDPDWEAVAAEGYDAIPENARTYLEYVSAELDTPIYAVGVGPGREQTVIVESPFA, encoded by the coding sequence ATGACCGTAACGATCGTGGGCGCGCAGCTGGGCGACGAGGGCAAGGGCGGTGTCGTCGATATCTACGGCGAGGAGGTCGACGTCGTCGCCCGCTACCAGGGCGGCGACAACGCCGGCCACACCGTCGTCCACGGCGGCGAGGAGTACAAGCTCTCGCTCGTCCCGAGCGGCGCGATCCGCGGGAAGGTCGGCGTGCTCGGCAACGGCTGCGTGGTCAACCCCGAGACGCTGTTCGAGGAGATCGACGGTCTCCGCGAGCGCGGGCTCGAACCCGACGTCCGGGTCGCCGAACGCGCCCACGTCATCCTGCCCTACCACAAGGTGCTCGACGGGATCGAGGAGTCGGCGAAGGAGGACTCCGACCTCGACGCCGGCACCACGGGTCGGGGGATCGGCCCGACCTACGAGGACAAGATCGGCCGCCGGGGGATTCGGATCGGCGACCTGCTCGATCCCGACTCCCTCAGGACGAAACTCGAGTACGTCGTCCCCCAGAAGCGCGCGCTCGCCGAGGACGTCTTCGGCGCGACGACCGACGAAGCCTTCGATATCGGCAGCCTCTACGAGCAGTTCCGCCGCTACGGCGAGCGCCTCGCCGAGGAGGAGATGACCGTCAATGCCGGCGAGTTCCTCACCGACCGGATCGAGAGCGGCGAGAACGTCATGTTCGAGGGCGCACAGGGCACCTCGATCGACATCGACCACGGCGACTACCCGTTCGTCACGTCCTCGAACCCCACCGCAGGGTATGCCGCGACCGGCACCGGCGTCGGCCCGACGGTGGTGGGCCGCGGCGAGGTCATCGGGATCGTGAAGGCGTATCTCACCCGCGTCGGCACCGGCGAACTTCCCACGGAACTGGGTTCGGTCGAGGGCCAGACCCCCGAGGACGGCGGCCGGCCCGAGCAGGCGGAGCTCGCGACCACCATCCGCGACGAGGGCGGCGAGTACGGCACCGTTACCGGCCGCCCGCGCCGTGTCGGCTGGCTCGACATGCCGATGCTTCGCCACGCGGCCCGCGTCAGCGGCTTCACCGGCCTCGCGATCAACCACGTCGACGTCCTCGCGGGCCTCGATGAGGTCGAGGTCGGCCACTCCTACGAGCTCGAGGGCGAGGAACTCATGGCGATGCCCTCGACCAGCCGGAACTGGTCGCGCTGTGGGGTGAACTTCCGGACGTTCGACGGCTGGGAGGACCCCGACTGGGAGGCCGTCGCCGCGGAGGGCTACGACGCCATCCCCGAGAACGCGCGGACCTACCTCGAGTACGTCAGCGCGGAGCTCGACAC